The nucleotide window CCGCTGTAGTCGTAAAAACCGCGGCCGGCCTTTGTTCCGTAAGCGCCCTCATGGTAGAGTTTCGAGAGAAGTCCGGAGGGTTTTTTCTCGTCGTTCAGGTCGGCGAAGAGATAACTCGCGATGCGGTAAAAAGTGTCCAGCCCTCCGAGGTCCACGGTTTCGAAGGGGCCGATACAGGCGTAGCGCATCCCGAGTCCGTATTTCATGACGTCGTCCACGTCTTTTATGGAGGCGTGCCCCTTTTCGACGATGGAGAGCGCTTCCCGCAGAAGGGCGAACTGAAGCCTGTTCAGGATGAATCCCTGGGGATCCCCCCGCACCGTCACCGGATGTTTCCCCAGAGAAAGCGCCACGTCGCTTACGATTTCGAGGGTTTCTTCAGAGGTTCGGGCGCCGCCTGTGACCTCCACCAGAGGCACGATGTGGGGCGGGTTGATCCAGTGCATACCGCAGAATCTTTCCGGAAGGCGCACCGATTCCGACATAGCCGTGATGGAGAGCCCGGAGGTGTTGGTGGTGAGTACGACGTCCTCCGGGAGGAGGGAAGAAGCCTCGTTCCAGAAGAGGCGTTTGGCGTCCATGTCCTCGGTGATCGCCTCCACAAGAAAATCCGACCGGCACAGGTCATTCGTCTCTGTCGTCCAGACGATGCGCTCCAACAGGGCTTTCGACTCGTCGG belongs to Synergistaceae bacterium and includes:
- a CDS encoding 3-hydroxyacyl-CoA dehydrogenase family protein translates to MKRGSKIKTVAIAGAGTMGSSLAQIFARYGYSVVLYLRRREGIDKSQALISINQRALIEQGDLTPDESKALLERIVWTTETNDLCRSDFLVEAITEDMDAKRLFWNEASSLLPEDVVLTTNTSGLSITAMSESVRLPERFCGMHWINPPHIVPLVEVTGGARTSEETLEIVSDVALSLGKHPVTVRGDPQGFILNRLQFALLREALSIVEKGHASIKDVDDVMKYGLGMRYACIGPFETVDLGGLDTFYRIASYLFADLNDEKKPSGLLSKLYHEGAYGTKAGRGFYDYSG